Part of the Terrisporobacter glycolicus ATCC 14880 = DSM 1288 genome is shown below.
GTTTCGTCAGAAGTAAAGAGGCGAATTGTTGATTTAAAGAAGGATGGAAAAACTGTTGAAGCTATCAAACTACTTAGAAATAAAACAAAAATATCGTTATTAGAGGCAAAAGAGTATATTGATGAACTTGATTAGTATAATGACTATAGCTATAGGATTTTACTTATCAATATTAATAATTTCTATAATATTAGCTATAGCTGCTATTGTTCCAATAGTGGTATGTAAAATTAAGACTAAACATATAATAGGTGGGAAAAGTTAGGGGATAAATTTATGATTAATAATGAAGATTTTGCTAAAGTAGTTCATCAAAAATGTGACTACTATATTCCAAAATTTGAAGATATGAAAGAAAGTAAAAGTAAAGAAAGTTGGAATTTTGCTGGTTTTTTCTTTACTTCTAGTTGGTTAGTATATAGGAAGATGTATGTAGAAGGATTTATTGCCTTAGGTATAAGAATATTAGTAATGTACATAGATCAATATGAAAGACCAGTGTCATGTATGATTCGTTTAATATGTGGGATTTATGGCAATTATTTATATTTAAAACATTGTAAAAAAAAGATAAATGATAATATTAATTTAGATGAAGATTTAAAAAGTGATAAGTTGCGTAGAGCAGGTGGTGTAAGTATAGCTGGCCTGATGGTAGTTTTTATAATTATATTTATTGCTACTGGAATATATGTTGAATATAATCCATCACCATTTTAATTAAAAATTTATAATACTGACAGCCTAATAAATTCCAATTTACTTGTTAGAGCTATAAATAGAAATTTATATAGCAGATTTAATTAACAACTTTACTATATTACGAACTTCAAAGTAGGAGAACATTCTCCTACTTTTTTAATTTTACAAGGATTATAATATCTCAAAATTTGTGCAAAATTTATGTATAATAGTAATATGAGTAGAGAATACAAAAGTAATGAAAATATAAATGAAACATTAGAAAATAACTTTGAATAGTTTAGAAAAACACGTGGAATAGAGTTAGCAAAGAAAGTTGTTAGCTATCAAAAGGAGCAAAAAATATGGAATGGAAGATGACAGTAGGGCAGATGAGTAAGCTATTCAATATCACTGCAGAGACCCTTAGACATTATGATAGAATAGGTTTACTTAAACCAATGATAAATGAAGAAAATGGTTATAGATATTATTCAATTAAAGAAATGGAAATGTTAGATTTAATATTAGATGCAAAATATTTAGAGCTGCCGCTTTCAAATATTAAAGAGGTTATTGGAAATAAAAGTATAGAAAATTACATAGAACTAATAGAATTGCAAGAAAAAACAATAGATGAGAAAATAGACCACTTGTTAAAAATAAAAGAACAAGCTAAAGAAAAGAAACAAATATTAAATGAAATGATGAATTTTAAAAATAACTATAACTTTGAACAATTAAATATAGTCCAAGAAGAAAATACTATAATATATATACCTAATGAAGCTATTATAAATAGAAAAGTTACACAAAAAGATGCTTTGTCAAAGTCAATGTACTTAGAGCAATGGATGATATCATACAGAGCAAAAGATTGCAACACATTAATCTATGATGAAGCGAATATGGGAATATATGAAAAAGACGCACATAATTTAATAATACCAGATAGCAAAAAAATCTTCAAAAAAACCTATAGTGGAAAAGCAATTAAAACTAAATTTGTAGGAACCTTTGAGGAATTAGAAGAGTATATTATTTCTATTTTAAATCACTACTATAAAAATGATAAAGAATTGAATTTAAACATAAATGTAAGTTGGATATGGAGTGTTTACAACGAAAAAGGAACTATAAACTTTATGGAAATTACTATTCCATTGGAAGTATGATTATGAAAAAAAATAAAATAATCTATTGACATTTGTGTTACACAAAACTTTATACTTAT
Proteins encoded:
- a CDS encoding DUF2628 domain-containing protein; the protein is MINNEDFAKVVHQKCDYYIPKFEDMKESKSKESWNFAGFFFTSSWLVYRKMYVEGFIALGIRILVMYIDQYERPVSCMIRLICGIYGNYLYLKHCKKKINDNINLDEDLKSDKLRRAGGVSIAGLMVVFIIIFIATGIYVEYNPSPF
- a CDS encoding MerR family transcriptional regulator, giving the protein MEWKMTVGQMSKLFNITAETLRHYDRIGLLKPMINEENGYRYYSIKEMEMLDLILDAKYLELPLSNIKEVIGNKSIENYIELIELQEKTIDEKIDHLLKIKEQAKEKKQILNEMMNFKNNYNFEQLNIVQEENTIIYIPNEAIINRKVTQKDALSKSMYLEQWMISYRAKDCNTLIYDEANMGIYEKDAHNLIIPDSKKIFKKTYSGKAIKTKFVGTFEELEEYIISILNHYYKNDKELNLNINVSWIWSVYNEKGTINFMEITIPLEV